A window of the Henckelia pumila isolate YLH828 chromosome 3, ASM3356847v2, whole genome shotgun sequence genome harbors these coding sequences:
- the LOC140892584 gene encoding cation transporter HKT1;3-like — MTSKTSSFFLTNPIRSCMGNCYNYNLILKINSFFIHILYFVSVSSVGFGILKVLKPRTELPKPRNLDLLFTSVSAATVSSMSTVEMEAFSNEQLLVMTILMFIGGQVFTSMVGLHFKRFHITKTAGKNIDEEKSDPIEKDSSVVVSSWQPQTSYFDHTVIVSELSQNNGDSKSSSLEYDSIKFLGLVVLGYFLTIQVVGFSCVMIYLALVSSARNVLNKKGIKSSTFAVFTVVSSFASCGFVPTNENMIVFKENSGLLLILIPQILLGNTLFPPCLRLLIWVLGKIKVLKFKSNYLLQNTGEIGYFHLLPSSHSRSLVGTVSGLVLIGFGFFSAMEWNSGGYQGLNAYQKVVGGVFESANARHAGETVVDLSAVAPAVLVLFVVMMYLPPYTSFLPILIKSNEDQMSPKAKEVVIKEKWRKKAIQDLIFSPLCYLAIFVIAICITERKSLQQDPLNFSVLNITLEVVSAYGNVGFTTGYSCDRRIQQDPSCATKSYGFAGKWSDGGKVILIIVMFFGRLKQFSMDGGLAWKLL; from the exons ATGACAAGTAAGACATCGTCGTTTTTCCTCACTAATCCAATACGTTCTTGCATGGGAAATTGCTATAATTATAACCTTATCCTCAAAATCAACTCATTCTTTATACATATTCTGTATTTCGTCTCTGTTTCCTCCGTGGGTTTCGGAATTCTTAAGGTTTTGAAGCCAAGAACAGAGCTGCCTAAACCTCGGAACTTGGATCTTCTCTTCACATCTGTGTCGGCCGCCACGGTTTCGAGCATGTCCACCGTCGAGATGGAGGCTTTTTCCAATGAACAGCTACTGGTTATGACAATCTTGATGTTCATAGGAGGCCAAGTGTTCACTTCTATGGTTGGCCTTCATTTTAAGAGGTTCCACATCACAAAGACTGCAGGGAAGAATATTGATGAAGAAAAATCGGATCCCATCGAAAAAGATTCATCCGTCGTCGTCTCCTCGTGGCAGCCTCAAACTTCCTATTTCGATCATACTGTGATAGTATCGGAATTGTCACAGAACAATGGTGATAGCAAAAGTTCATCACTCGAGTACGATTCGATCAAATTCTTGGGTCTCGTTGTGTTAGGCTATTTTCTAACCATCCAAGTTGTTGGTTTTTCATGTGTTATGATCTATCTCGCCCTTGTTTCATCCGCAAGAAATGTACTGAACAAAAAAGGGATCAAATCCTCCACCTTCGCCGTTTTCACGGTTGTTTCCTCCTTCGCCAGCTGCGGATTCGTCCCGACAAACGAGAACATGATAGTTTTCAAAGAGAACTCAGGCCTCTTGCTGATTCTCATCCCCCAAATCCTCCTCGGAAACACGTTATTCCCTCCATGTTTAAGGCTCCTGATATGGGTTTTAGGTAAGATCAAGGTCctcaaattcaaatccaattaCTTGCTCCAAAACACCGGAGAGATCGGGTACTTCCACTTGCTTCCGAGCTCGCATTCGCGGTCGCTGGTCGGCACGGTGTCCGGACTTGTGCTGATTGGATTCGGATTCTTTAGCGCCATGGAGTGGAACTCAGGTGGTTACCAGGGGCTGAACGCTTATCAGAAAGTCGTGGGCGGAGTATTTGAAAGCGCAAACGCGAGGCACGCCGGGGAAACTGTCGTCGATTTATCGGCCGTCGCTCCGGCTGTCCTCGTGCTCTTCGTCGTCATGAT GTACCTTCCTCCCTATACTTCATTTCTCCCAATATTAATAAAGAGCAACGAAGATCAAATGTCACCAAAAGCCAAGGAAGTAGTGATCAAAGAGAAATGGAGAAAAAAGGCTATCCAAGATCTCATATTTTCGCCTCTTTGCTATCTCGCCATTTTCGTCATTGCCATATGCATCACGGAGAGGAAAAGCCTCCAACAAGATCCTCTCAATTTCAGCGTATTGAACATCACGTTGGAAGTCGTAAG TGCATATGGAAACGTCGGCTTCACGACCGGCTACAGTTGTGATCGTCGAATACAGCAAGATCCGAGTTGTGCGACCAAATCGTATGGATTTGCAGGGAAATGGAGCGATGGGGGTAAAGTAATCCTCATAATAGTCATGTTTTTTGGAAGACTGAAGCAGTTTAGTATGGATGGAGGTCTAGCTTGGAAGCTATTATAG